AGTTTTCCTTTAAGTTTGTCCCAGAATGAGGGCTCTTCCTTGGCCACCACCTCCACCTGCTGAAAGATCAAACTTTAATAATCAATGGATCAAAATGGTAGTGATTTGGACTTACAGGTTGCTGTTGGAGTTGGCCACTCCTGGTGACTTGGCTCTTCGGCTGACCAAAGTTCTGGTCACTCAAGTCCTCGATCTGAACCTGTTGCTGACCCAGGTCCTCCTGGTTTTGGGACTGTAACTGCGTCCAGTCCAATTCCTcctcctgttgctgctgctgaccaAGGTCCTCCAAGTTACTGTTCCAACCAGTTTCCacctgctgttgttgttgtcctaGATCCTCTACTTGGGGCTCCTCGCCAGCTGCCCTGCTCCATTTACCACCCAATGTAGCACTAGCACTGGCCGACGATCCGGTGGGGCCTCCACTTGCCGACGCCGAGGCAGTTCCCACGGGCACGTTGAAGGTGTAGTCTCGACGACGATACTCGTAGCCGCCAACCGGCGATTCGCGGTTGTAGGGCAGCGGAGGAGGTGTGGATATGATGGGAGACGGAGAAGGACGCCTAACTGGTGGAGACCTGGTTTCACCCTCCAGACCTGGCTCTTCGCTCTCGTCGTAGGTCTCTTCGTACGTGTGCGGGGGCTGGTCACCACGATCCTTGGAGAAGATCGGCTTGTAGACGGCGGTGGCATTGGTGCTGCCAGGATCCACAATGTAGCCTCCGTTGGCTCCGCCACCAGAGGGCAGGTCAATGAGTCCCTGGCTCAGGAGGAAGAGGGTTCTGCGCCAGATCACCAGCTCTTCGCCGAACTTGCCGTAACGATTTTGCAGGCGACCCAAGTTCCACTTGTGGCGGTCCTCCCAGCTCTGCTCCTCCACTGTGACACCCACCTGCTGATGATTCACGTAGTTCAGATGGTGCAGTTCACTCTCGCGGAACTGCTGGAGATCGCTTTGTGTCATTCCGTAGTAACGGGCCACTTTATTGATGCGTTCCAGCTCCTGTTTCTGCCACTCCTTCAGCTGCTGCAGCGTGATCTCGTACTTCTGAGCAAACTCCTGCAGCAATTTGGCGTCCTGGCTCTGCCAGCTCTTCAACTGCTCCTGGGTCATGTTCTGGGTGCCAATGAACTTGTAGAGACGATCGCGCTCCTTCTGCTGCCAAGTGGTCAGGTGGTTGAGGCGACGCTTCTCCAGCAACGCCCCACGAGCCAAGTTGCTGATAGTGATTCTCTGCACGGGAGCCAGTTGGCCCAGACCAACGTTGTAGTGCTCAGCTAGTCGCTTCTGGAAGGCGGTGTCCTGGGAGATAAACTCCAGCAACTCCTGCTCCGTGATCTTGATGCTCGAAGCCACGCCGTTCAATCGAATTCGTTCCTGTTCGGCCCAGTTGTTCTCCCGCTGAGCATTGTCCACAATGAGTCCCATGTTCGAGAAGCGGCGCAGTACTTCCCGGTCGAAGGCGCGCAGCTCCTCGATGGTGATGCGGTACTGAGGAGCCAGGACGTAAACGTCTTGGTCCACGAGTTTTTCGAGGGCTTCCTGCCTAATGCCGGCGTTGCTGATCACCAAGAGATAAATACGCTCCAGTTCAAGGGTCTGCCAGGAAATACCGGATCCCCGATCGATCCTGCGTTGGTTCAGCAGTCGGTTGAGCTCCTCGTTATACCAAGTCTTGAGCTCTTCGATGGTCACATGGTACTGCTGGATCACGTCTTGGATGTGCTTTTGGTCGTTGTTCAAGCGGATCCTCAGCTCGTCGATGGTCCACTTCTGTTGCTTCCGCTTCAGCTGATTGATGAGGTCCTCGATGTGAAGTTTTTCCTTTGTCTGCCACTCGGACACAACGAGTCCTTCGTTTTTGGCGGCTTGGTTCAGCCACAGATGGATATCCTCGATGGTGACGTGGTACTGCCTGACAATCTGGTCAAAGATGGGCCTGTTGCGGACCAAGTAGCTCTCGAACTCCTGGCGAGTGAAGGGACGCGTGGAGGTGACAGTGCGAAGGCGGGCCAGCAGATCGTTCTTCCAGTTGGCAGGTTGCTCGTCCCAAATATTCACAATCTCCTCATACTTTACGTTGTTCTGGGGGCGATCAATTACGCCGATAACCGTCAGACGAGCTGCTTCCTTCTGGACCTGAATTTGGAGGATATAATGTCAACATTAATATATAATCTTATTTGGATTTGATAGCCTTATGGAAACTGCAAAGACTTACCCACTGCTCCACCTGCTCGACAGTCACATGGTAGTCGGTGGCAATGCCGTCCAACCTCTGCTTGTCGCGCTTCAGGAAGTCTACGAACTCCTGGTATGTGGCCCCGTTGCGCTGCTGCTGGAGCCAGTTGTTGAAGCCGCTGCTGatctgctgctgccactgggTCTGCTTTTCGATTTGGACGAGTCCGGAGCTCTGGAGACGACGCGCCTCCTCACGCAGCCACGCCTCCACCTCGTCGATGCCAACGTGGTGGGTCTGCGAGAGACTCTCCAGGCGGGCGTGGTCCTTGGAAAGCTCCCGTTCAACCTGCTCATAGGGCAGCTCCTGCTGTTTCTTGAGCAGAAGCTCAATGAGGCGCTGTTGCTCCTCCACCTGCCATTTGCTCAAGTTCTGGACCTTGGCCTGGCCAGTTGTTCGAAGGTTGATAAGCTGCTGGCGCAGCCACTCTTCAATCTCGGCGACGTTCACAGAGTACTGGTTGGCCAGCTTTTGTAGGCGTTCATGCTCCTGGTTCAGCTCCATCTCGAACTCGACGAAAGTCAGGTGGTTCTGTTGCTTCACCAAGCTCTGGAGACGTTCCAGCTCTGACACCTGCCAGGCGCTGAGGCTCTTGAGAGAGTCCTCTGTGCTGCCGCGCAAGCGCTTCAGTTCCGCGATCATCCACTCCTCGATCTGTTCCACGTTGATGCGGTACTGGTCGGCCAGTTGATGGAGATGGGCGCGGTCTGCCAGCAGCTTCTGCTCGTACTCATCGGTGGACAGGCCATTCTTGTACTCGGCAATCAGGCTCTTGATATAATCCCGTTCCACCAGCTGCCAGGTTTGCAGCTGCTCGATCTCGAACTGTCCCTTTTTGCGGAGGTCCTCCAAGACCTGCTTCACATATCTCTCCACCTCGACAACACTGACATGGTGCTGCTCGGCCAGCTTAACCAGGAAACGATGGTCGTTGTTAACCTGAAAGAGAGGAAATATTAGCTTTATCCTTTCGAGATGTATAGATAATACCCACCTTAGTCTCAAACTGCTCCAGGGTGATGTTAGAGTGTTGCTGGAGGAGCGAAAGGATGCGTTGCTGCTCGGTGCGCTGCCAGGCCGTCAACTGCTCAATGTTCAGTTTTCCTTGCTGCTTGAGCCTCTCGATTTCGGATTGGAGCCACTTTTCGATCTCCTCGACGGAGGTGTGATACTGGAAGGCCATCGTTTGCATGTGTTCGCGGTCCTTCTCGAGTTCCTCCCTCAGCTCTTCGGCGCTCCACTGCTTGTTCTGCTTGATGAGAGCCTCGAGGCGCTCACGCTCAGCCAGTTGCCAGGAGGTGAGGTTGTCGATCTGCAACTGACCCTCGTCACGCATGCGGGCCAGCTCCTGCTTCATCCAGCTCTCGATCTCCTCCACCTGGACGCTGTACTGGCGGGCCAGGCGCTCCAACAGCTCCCGATCCTGGCGCAAACGGGCCTCCAGCTGCTCGGTAGATTTGTATTGCTGTTGGGCCAGGTTCTTCAGATGGAGGCGCTCCACCTCCTGCCAGTTGGTCAGCTTCTCGCTGGGCTTCAACAAACCCATGCCGATGAAACGCTGCTCCTCCTTTTTGACGAACTGCTCGATTTCCTCGATCTGGACATTGTGCTGCATGGCCAGGCTTTGGAGCTGGGCTCGATCCTTCAGCAACCACTTGTGGAACTCCTCGACGGTGAAGTCACGGTCCTGCACCATGTTGGTCAGATTTCCACGCCACTCCAGCTGCCAGTTCTTCAGTTTCTGCATTTCGATCAGACCCTGATCCTGGAGTTTCTGGATCTGCTGCTTTATCCACTGCTCGATCTCCTCGACGCGCACCTGGTGCTGCTGGGCGAGACTGTACAGGTGAGTCTGATCCTTGCTAATCTTGGCCTCGATCTCCTCGATGGAGTAATCGTTCTTGTTGACCAGGTCCAGCAGTCGCTGGCGCTCAATCTTCTGCCAGTTTTCGAGTTGGGTTTCCATGTTCAACTGGCCCTCTCGCTGGAGGCGATCGCCCTCGGACTTGATCCATTGCTCGATTTCGGAAACCTTGACGTTGTAGGTACTGGACAGATCCTGCAAACGAGCCCGATCCGCCAGTAACTTGCGCTCGAACTCATCAAGCGAGTACTTGTTGTTCTGGACTAGCAGGGCGATCTGGTTACGCTCAGCCTGCTGCCAATCCTTGAGGGTTTCTGCCTTGACCAGACCCTGGCTCTGCAGACGCAACAACTCCTTCTTCAGCCACTCTTGGATGTCCTCGACACGCACCTTGTAGGTGTTGGCCAACTCGAAGAAGTGGGTCTGATCGCCCTTGATTTTGGTCTCCAGCTGCTCCAGGGTCAGGGAGTTGTGCTGGACAATATTCTGCAGGCGTTCCCGCTCCTTCTGCTGCCACTGTGCCAGTTCCTGTTCCACCTCCTTGAGCAGACCCTCCGACTGGAACTTCTTCAGCTCGCTCTTGATCCACTGCTCGATCTCCTCGACCCTCACCTTGTAGTTGAGCGCCATCTGTTCCAGGTGGCTGCGATCGTTAATGAGCGAGTTCTGGAACTCCTCAATGGTGACCTGATTCTTGCCGACGATGTCGCGCAGGTGGTTGCTGACACTGATTTGCCAATCCTTGATTTGGTTTTCCAGCTGCTGCTGGCCGTGGACCTGCAGCCGCTGCAGTTCCTCGCGCTGCCACTTCTCGAGCTCCTCCACGCTAACGCGGTACTTTGTGGCCAGGTTCTGGACATAGTTGCGATCCTGGTTCATCTGCTGTTGCAGTTCGCCCACCGAGCCGCGATGCTGGCGCAGAATGCTCTCCAGACGAGCCCGTTCCGAGCTCTGCCACGCGGTAATCTTGGACATCTGCTCATTTTGGTCCTTAATCAGGCCTCCGATGCGAGATACTTCCCCGCGAAGCCACTGGGTCTGACTCTGCATATCGCCCTGGTATTTCAGGGAAAGATCCTTGAGTCGCTGTTGGTCTGTCCTGATCGAGTTCTGGAGAGCAACCATCGTGGCATTGTGCTGACGAATTAGTTCCTCCAAACGTTGCTTCTCCTTGGTGTCGTCCTCAGTCAGGGAGCTGGAGTAGGTCTCGTGGAAAGTGACCTGTGGCACTGAAGGGATCTGGGGAAGGAGGGACTCGTTCACTTGGTTAAATTTATAGTGAAGCCGCCGCAACTCCTCGCGCTGGAAGTTCTGAAGCTCACTCTGGCTGATGCCATGTTGCCGGGCTACCTTGGCCAGCTTCTGGCCGTTTTCCCTTTGCCAGCGATCAATGTCATCGACGGTGAAGCCATTCTGGTGGATCAGCCAGTCCAGACGGGCGCGCTCCTGCTTCTGCCAAGCGCTAGAATCCTGCACGGCACTCTGGTACTGATTGGCCAGAGCCTGGTACCGGGCCAGTTCACGGCGATGGAATTCCTCAAGAATGGGCAGGGTGATGTGGTAAGTGCTTGCCACCCCGAGCAGACGTTCCTCCTGCTGACTCTCCCAGTCCTGGAACGATTGGGGGGAAGTCAAGTACCAGAAGAGGTGCTCCCTTTCGGCGCGTTTCCACTGCTCGTCCCGCGACACTGAGGCCTGTCCAAAGG
This region of Drosophila bipectinata strain 14024-0381.07 chromosome 2L, DbipHiC1v2, whole genome shotgun sequence genomic DNA includes:
- the Tig gene encoding tiggrin isoform X1, with product MRALGVCALLLAVASCQSYTTYQSRYSSRSSSSYGNGPTSADLQSAPRLNPPHISSWGTAHFNEVREFANQLKQKFNSLSQSSSSFGFALPWTNSVLELTGKTSAELDEICSKTSQQLVTDMKQSRIHYNTIAQPNFFEAKAAELLEQYADTESGQVQQTLDLNPYQPTDLSQYDTIKNYAYPVEVKVIDGKPYSVHRNCTEVTKLTGYGASQQLNQAHYGQSQVSLPLSSSITTVTRKKTVSSRDWLDEPKVVGYNSVVNVNSPWSGPSSLSQITAPGSSSSVEIRRFNKTITTHPDGTTSVDGSESQKRWQDGKLVYDQHTPFGQASVSRDEQWKRAEREHLFWYLTSPQSFQDWESQQEERLLGVASTYHITLPILEEFHRRELARYQALANQYQSAVQDSSAWQKQERARLDWLIHQNGFTVDDIDRWQRENGQKLAKVARQHGISQSELQNFQREELRRLHYKFNQVNESLLPQIPSVPQVTFHETYSSSLTEDDTKEKQRLEELIRQHNATMVALQNSIRTDQQRLKDLSLKYQGDMQSQTQWLRGEVSRIGGLIKDQNEQMSKITAWQSSERARLESILRQHRGSVGELQQQMNQDRNYVQNLATKYRVSVEELEKWQREELQRLQVHGQQQLENQIKDWQISVSNHLRDIVGKNQVTIEEFQNSLINDRSHLEQMALNYKVRVEEIEQWIKSELKKFQSEGLLKEVEQELAQWQQKERERLQNIVQHNSLTLEQLETKIKGDQTHFFELANTYKVRVEDIQEWLKKELLRLQSQGLVKAETLKDWQQAERNQIALLVQNNKYSLDEFERKLLADRARLQDLSSTYNVKVSEIEQWIKSEGDRLQREGQLNMETQLENWQKIERQRLLDLVNKNDYSIEEIEAKISKDQTHLYSLAQQHQVRVEEIEQWIKQQIQKLQDQGLIEMQKLKNWQLEWRGNLTNMVQDRDFTVEEFHKWLLKDRAQLQSLAMQHNVQIEEIEQFVKKEEQRFIGMGLLKPSEKLTNWQEVERLHLKNLAQQQYKSTEQLEARLRQDRELLERLARQYSVQVEEIESWMKQELARMRDEGQLQIDNLTSWQLAERERLEALIKQNKQWSAEELREELEKDREHMQTMAFQYHTSVEEIEKWLQSEIERLKQQGKLNIEQLTAWQRTEQQRILSLLQQHSNITLEQFETKVNNDHRFLVKLAEQHHVSVVEVERYVKQVLEDLRKKGQFEIEQLQTWQLVERDYIKSLIAEYKNGLSTDEYEQKLLADRAHLHQLADQYRINVEQIEEWMIAELKRLRGSTEDSLKSLSAWQVSELERLQSLVKQQNHLTFVEFEMELNQEHERLQKLANQYSVNVAEIEEWLRQQLINLRTTGQAKVQNLSKWQVEEQQRLIELLLKKQQELPYEQVERELSKDHARLESLSQTHHVGIDEVEAWLREEARRLQSSGLVQIEKQTQWQQQISSGFNNWLQQQRNGATYQEFVDFLKRDKQRLDGIATDYHVTVEQVEQWVQKEAARLTVIGVIDRPQNNVKYEEIVNIWDEQPANWKNDLLARLRTVTSTRPFTRQEFESYLVRNRPIFDQIVRQYHVTIEDIHLWLNQAAKNEGLVVSEWQTKEKLHIEDLINQLKRKQQKWTIDELRIRLNNDQKHIQDVIQQYHVTIEELKTWYNEELNRLLNQRRIDRGSGISWQTLELERIYLLVISNAGIRQEALEKLVDQDVYVLAPQYRITIEELRAFDREVLRRFSNMGLIVDNAQRENNWAEQERIRLNGVASSIKITEQELLEFISQDTAFQKRLAEHYNVGLGQLAPVQRITISNLARGALLEKRRLNHLTTWQQKERDRLYKFIGTQNMTQEQLKSWQSQDAKLLQEFAQKYEITLQQLKEWQKQELERINKVARYYGMTQSDLQQFRESELHHLNYVNHQQVGVTVEEQSWEDRHKWNLGRLQNRYGKFGEELVIWRRTLFLLSQGLIDLPSGGGANGGYIVDPGSTNATAVYKPIFSKDRGDQPPHTYEETYDESEEPGLEGETRSPPVRRPSPSPIISTPPPLPYNRESPVGGYEYRRRDYTFNVPVGTASASASGGPTGSSASASATLGGKWSRAAGEEPQVEDLGQQQQQVETGWNSNLEDLGQQQQQEEELDWTQLQSQNQEDLGQQQVQIEDLSDQNFGQPKSQVTRSGQLQQQPQVEVVAKEEPSFWDKLKGKLG
- the Tig gene encoding tiggrin isoform X2; the encoded protein is MRALGVCALLLAVASCQSYTTYQSRYSSRSSSSYGNGPTSADLQSAPRLNPPHISSWGTAHFNEVREFANQLKQKFNSLSQSSSSFGFALPWTNSVLELTGKTSAELDEICSKTSQQLVTDMKQSRIHYNTIAQPNFFEAKAAELLEQYADTESGQVQQTLDLNPYQPTDLSQYDTIKNYAYPVEVKVIDGKPYSVHRNCTEVTKLTGYGASQQLNQAHYGQSQVSLPLSSSITTVTRKKTVSSRDWLDEPKVVGYNSVVNVNSPWSGPSSLSQITAPGSSSSVEIRRFNKTITTHPDGTTSVDGSESQKRWQDGKLVYDQHTPFGQASVSRDEQWKRAEREHLFWYLTSPQSFQDWESQQEERLLGVASTYHITLPILEEFHRRELARYQALANQYQSAVQDSSAWQKQERARLDWLIHQNGFTVDDIDRWQRENGQKLAKVARQHGISQSELQNFQREELRRLHYKFNQVNESLLPQIPSVPQVTFHETYSSSLTEDDTKEKQRLEELIRQHNATMVALQNSIRTDQQRLKDLSLKYQGDMQSQTQWLRGEVSRIGGLIKDQNEQMSKITAWQSSERARLESILRQHRGSVGELQQQMNQDRNYVQNLATKYRVSVEELEKWQREELQRLQVHGQQQLENQIKDWQISVSNHLRDIVGKNQVTIEEFQNSLINDRSHLEQMALNYKVRVEEIEQWIKSELKKFQSEGLLKEVEQELAQWQQKERERLQNIVQHNSLTLEQLETKIKGDQTHFFELANTYKVRVEDIQEWLKKELLRLQSQGLVKAETLKDWQQAERNQIALLVQNNKYSLDEFERKLLADRARLQDLSSTYNVKVSEIEQWIKSEGDRLQREGQLNMETQLENWQKIERQRLLDLVNKNDYSIEEIEAKISKDQTHLYSLAQQHQVRVEEIEQWIKQQIQKLQDQGLIEMQKLKNWQLEWRGNLTNMVQDRDFTVEEFHKWLLKDRAQLQSLAMQHNVQIEEIEQFVKKEEQRFIGMGLLKPSEKLTNWQEVERLHLKNLAQQQYKSTEQLEARLRQDRELLERLARQYSVQVEEIESWMKQELARMRDEGQLQIDNLTSWQLAERERLEALIKQNKQWSAEELREELEKDREHMQTMAFQYHTSVEEIEKWLQSEIERLKQQGKLNIEQLTAWQRTEQQRILSLLQQHSNITLEQFETKVNNDHRFLVKLAEQHHVSVVEVERYVKQVLEDLRKKGQFEIEQLQTWQLVERDYIKSLIAEYKNGLSTDEYEQKLLADRAHLHQLADQYRINVEQIEEWMIAELKRLRGSTEDSLKSLSAWQVSELERLQSLVKQQNHLTFVEFEMELNQEHERLQKLANQYSVNVAEIEEWLRQQLINLRTTGQAKVQNLSKWQVEEQQRLIELLLKKQQELPYEQVERELSKDHARLESLSQTHHVGIDEVEAWLREEARRLQSSGLVQIEKQTQWQQQISSGFNNWLQQQRNGATYQEFVDFLKRDKQRLDGIATDYHVTVEQVEQWVKGSSSSDGYRRN